One stretch of Ictalurus punctatus breed USDA103 chromosome 5, Coco_2.0, whole genome shotgun sequence DNA includes these proteins:
- the ggt5a gene encoding gamma-glutamyltransferase 5a, with protein sequence MPRRRKDRMRAGACFAAIFVVLILTLIIICTVKFPKREECPRGMFSTAAVATDSQTCSNIGRDILRSGGSAVDGAIAALICTSVTNPQSMGLGGGVIFTIRAKNGTVRIINARETTPKNFKADLLSDCSNVTGVHWVGVPGELRGYEHAHRLYGQLPWKDLFTPTIHLARDGVKISTMLSRYLSNVFKNQHTALSSLFKHPDGTLLQEGDTVRFEKLADTLQKVADGGAEVFYSGDVAQALVRDVQAAGGTLTLEDLKSFKVVVSEPWNVSLDKYTMYFPPPPAGGAILSFILNIMERYEMNPTFIKGNEKVRTYHRYVEACKFANAQKQFIKDPKFTPDKEARNLTKVAFADDVMRRITNITHDAQYYNMMPHADTQGTTHISVLDLNGTAVSVTSTINYIFGSRVLSSNTGIILNNELADFCGRTTHIHPGEQPPSSMAPVVLYSPSDQHTLVIGASGGSMITTGMATALMNYLWLGKTLKESINTPVVYVDGKNQLSFENTHEDVIKALQQLGHSVTDKPYFYNSVNAVSKHEDECVNAISDKRKMGVPAGY encoded by the exons ATGCCCCGCAGGAGGAAGGATCGCATGCGAGCGGGTGCGTGTTTCGCTGCGATCTTCGTCGTGCTCATCCtcaccctcatcatcatctGCACGGTGAAGTTCCCGAAGCGGGAGGAGTGTCCGAGGGGCATGTTCAgcacagcagctgtggccacagACTCGCAAACATGCTCCAACATCGGccg tgaTATCCTGCGCTCTGGAGGTTCGGCTGTAGATGGCGCTATAGCTGCTTTAATATGTACATCAGTAACAAATCCACAGAGTATGGGCCTTGGTGGAGGAGTTATATTCACCATCAGGGCGAAAAACG GTACAGTGAGAATCATTAACGCGAGGGAAACCACGCCGAAGAATTTTAAAGCGGATCTGCTGTCCGACTGCTCCAATGTGACAG gtgTGCATTGGGTTGGGGTTCCCGGAGAGCTGCGTGGTTATGAGCATGCTCATCGTCTGTACGGTCAGTTGCCCTGGAAAGATTTGTTTACACCGACGATTCATCTGGCCAGAGACGGGGTTAAGATCTCTACCATGCTCAGCCGCTACCTGTCTAATGTCTTCAAGAACCAGCATACAGCACTgag ttcgtTGTTTAAGCACCCAGACGGAACGTTGTTACAGGAGGGAGACACGGTGAGGTTTGAGAAACTCGCCGACACGCTGCAGAAGGTCGCAGACGGTGGAGCTGAGGTGTTTTACAGCGGAGACGTTGCTCAGGCGCTGGTCAGAGACGTTCAGGCAGCAG gtgggACTCTCACGCTGGAGGATCTGAAATCATTTAAAGTTGTTGTATCAGAACCCTGGAACGTTTCTTTGGATAAATATACGATGTACTTCCCTCCTCCACCAGCAGGAGGCGCCATACTCAGCTTCATCCTCAACATCATGGAGC GTTATGAAATGAACCCAACGTTTATAAAAGGTAATGAGAAGGTGCGAACGTACCATCGCTACGTCGAGGCATGTAAATTCGCTAACGCCCAGAAGCAGTTTATCAAAGACCCGAAGTTCACTCCAGATAAG GAAGCGCGCAATCTGACCAAGGTGGCGTTTGCTGACGATGTGATGCGGAGGATCACAAATATTACTCATGATGCTCAGTACTACAACATGATGCCACACGCTGACACACAGGGAACCACACACATCTCTGTGCTAGATTTAAATGGGACCGCCGTCTCCGTCACAAGCACCATCAACTACAT ATTCGGCTCCAGAGTTTTATCTTCTAACACAGGCATCATCCTGAACAACGAGCTCGCTGACTTCTGTGGCAgaaccacacacattcacccag gagaacAGCCACCCTCCTCCATGGCGCCGGTGGTCCTCTACTCTCCGTCTGATCAACACACCCTGGTAATCGGAGCTTCAGGAGGCAGTATGATCACCACCGGCATGGCCACG GCGCTGATGAATTACCTGTGGCTGGGGAAAACTCTGAAAGAGTCCATCAATACACCTGTCGTATACGTGGACGGAAAAAACCAACTCAGTTTTGAGAATACACATGAG gatGTGATTAAGGCTCTTCAGCAACTCGGTCACTCCGTCACAGATAAACCATATTTCTACAACTCGGTTAACGCCGTGTCCAAGCACGAAGACGAGTGTGTTAATGCCATTTCTGACAAACGCAAAATGGGTGTACCTGCAGGATactaa
- the asphd2 gene encoding aspartate beta-hydroxylase domain-containing protein 2 isoform X2 translates to MDWMRDWVQAVRECEGGALGTVLCLALLFVWYCYRVGCEHASYTPESRSSPPELSSAKLRPTLGGVRTGGGASEEELNGFAYCQSPECFRCSRPGNGFNQRLYHNLQDYAKRYTWAGMGRVHKGVREQDRYRLCNRPSIQKAEVFFLPDLPSAPFFSRDAQKHDVELLERSFPALLAEFESVYRTPPPLAPGWKANSTPRGHWWTFYLVNQGTTLALNARRCPRTWRVLGQLRTFISNNVFGNACFSVISPGATITEHYGPTNVRLRCHLARLFTLDAASRGERRLRPTAGPERLH, encoded by the exons atggattggATGCGGGACTGGGTGCAGGCCGTGCGGGAGTGTGAGGGCGGGGCTTTGGGCACGGTGCTGTGTTTAGCTCTGCTGTTTGTATGGTACTGTTACCGTGTGGGCTGTGAACACGCCTCCTACACGCCCGAGTCTCGCTCCAGCCCGCCCGAGCTCTCGTCAGCGAAACTCCGCCCTACACTGGGTGGAGTCAGAACAGGGGGCGGGGCCAGCGAGGAGGAGCTGAACGGCTTTGCGTACTGTCAATCACCCGAGTGTTTCCGGTGCTCGCGGCCCGGCAACGGATTTAACCAACGACTTTACCACAATCTACAGGACTACGCTAAACGCTACACATGggcag GTATGGGGCGTGTGCATAAAGGTGTGCGTGAGCAGGACCGCTATCGTCTGTGTAATCGTCCGTCCATCCAGAAGGCGGAGGTGTTCTTCCTGCCCGATCTGCCGTCCGCTCCGTTTTTCTCTCGCGATGCGCAGAAGCACGACGTGGAGCTGTTGGAGAGAAGTTTCCCCGCCCTGCTGGCCGAGTTCGAGAGCGTGTACCGCACGCCCCCGCCGCTGGCGCCCGGCTGGAAGGCTAACAGCACGCCGCGGGGACACTGGTGGACCTTCTACCTGGTGAACCAGGGCACGACGCTGGCGCTGAACGCTCGCCGCTGCCCGCGCACCTGGAGGGTCCTGGGACAACTGCGCACCTTCATCTCCAACAACGTGTTCGGAAACGCCTGCTTCTCCGTCATCAGCCCCGGAGCCACCATCACCGAGCACTACGGACCCACCAACGTCCGCCTGCGCTGCCACCTGG CCCGGTTGTTCACCCTGGACGCCGCGTCGCGCGGTGAGAGACGACTCCGTCCCACTGCGGGTCCTGAACGTCTGCATTAA